The following coding sequences lie in one Sesamum indicum cultivar Zhongzhi No. 13 linkage group LG9, S_indicum_v1.0, whole genome shotgun sequence genomic window:
- the LOC105170823 gene encoding uncharacterized protein LOC105170823, with product MGGEWFEPMGRRVPRRVWLGLQTSMGLLVGGNHTSSRFCTRKKKMDFKFLKWHLLRGPSIRRVVLRAFMLVIAVIVVSLMQMAREVRVIGPIAMNVDKCPLNLDSNLELNLTGFLNSASTFALPLFGASTVPCNVSENLTRTVLKEMMEKNLLQSNARALCVGERSASAVLALRHLGFFNAFGVDRHPFFSLLRRRFVYELNFDDNHFDFVFSEDVDRVSVPALLVLEIERVLRPGGTGAMLVGARQVYSGGLVRSAAPIASFLKSSDVVHVCGVGPFMLVIFKKRLESFASFEHFQLPASCPSIANNKPFMKYIEPLTDKMTLSRSEPELSYLPNFMNISSRNKLVYINVGAGEYAKTSVAKLSKPYCANHHAAFNVFIIDHKTSVLSSYVTDPGINFVYHPALSGDTFSPDITSDEFLSAPMDEDGFDFIRWFKETVSDGDFSVLMMNAKSAELNILVELFETGAICRVDELFLHCPDAADCATSMCGDCKNQGE from the exons ATGGGTGGAGAGTGGTTTGAGCCGATGGGGAGGAGGGTTCCGAGGAGGGTTTGGCTTGGATTGCAAACGTCAATGGGATTACTGGTGGGTGGAAATCACACCTCCTCCAGGTTTTGCACTC gaaaaaaaaaaatggacttTAAGTTCTTGAAATGGCATCTGCTTCGCGGGCCCTCGATTAGGCGTGTGGTGCTGAGAGCTTTTATGCTTGTAATTGCTGTAATTGTGGTGTCTTTGATGCAAATGGCCCGTGAGGTTCGGGTGATCGGGCCGATAGCGATGAATGTTGATAAATGTCCACTTAATTTGGACTCCAACCTGGAGTTGAATCTCACTGGTTTCTTGAATTCTGCCTCAACTTTTGCACTACCTCTTTTTGGGGCTTCTACGGTGCCTTGCAATGTAAGTGAGAACTTGACTAGGACTGTTCTCAAGGAGATGATGGAGAAGAACTTGTTGCAATCAAATGCAAGAGCATTGTGTGTTGGGGAGAGATCTGCCTCTGCTGTATTGGCATTGCGGCATTTGGGGTTTTTCAATGCCTTTGGTGTCGACAGGCACCCCTTTTTCTCCCTTCTCAGGAGGAGATTTGTGTATGAGCTCAACTTTGATGATAACCATTTCGATTTTGTGTTCTCGGAAGATGTTGATAGGGTCTCAGTTCCGGCCCTCCTTGTGCTGGAGATTGAGCGTGTTCTGCGTCCTGGTGGGACAGGTGCTATGCTTGTTGGAGCCCGGCAGGTTTACTCTGGTGGCTTGGTACGATCAGCTGCCCCCATTGCTTCGTTTTTGAAGAGCTCCGACGTTGTTCATGTATGTGGTGTTGGACCTTTCATGCTTGTGATATTCAAGAAGAGACTCGAAAGTTTTGCCTCGTTTGAGCATTTCCAACTTCCAGCTAGTTGTCCTTCTATTGCGAATAACAAGCCGTTCATGAAGTATATCGAACCTCTCACGGATAAGATGACGTTGAGCCGATCCGAGCCAGAACTCTCTTACCTCCCCAACTTCATGAACATTTCCTCAAGAAACAAATTGGTCTATATCAACGTTGGCGCAGGGGAGTACGCAAAGACGAGTGTTGCAAAATTATCAAAGCCTTATTGTGCCAACCACCATGCAGCATTCAATGTGTTCATTATCGATCATAAAACCTCGGTCCTCTCATCTTACGTGACGGATCCCGGAATCAACTTTGTCTACCATCCGGCCCTATCCGGAGATACTTTTAGCCCTGACATTACCTCCGATGAATTCTTGAGCGCTCCGATGGATGAAGATGGATTTGACTTCATTCGCTGGTTCAAGGAAACCGTATCAGACGGAGACTTTTCTGTCCTTATGATGAACGCAAAGTCGGCGGAGTTGAACATTCTCGTCGAGCTATTCGAAACTGGAGCCATATGCCGTGTGGACGAGCTCTTCCTCCATTGTCCGGATGCTGCAGACTGTGCAACGAGCATGTGTGGAGATTGCAAGAACCAAGGTGAATGA
- the LOC105170304 gene encoding uncharacterized protein LOC105170304 isoform X1 produces MSTEENGMIISQPHHGTTQAVCPIPNLENSSGMNEETSQGKQWRKPNLFLEIPSRSLEVTPQEFMEIKMPPTPTPTPKRVNFVLTRSPSDSRLHGSSGPSSTKGKSSIRSILPWLSFKNRSSNSEVEKAANIDSGCSTMVPQDKLSISRSWSLSKIFTPRIKRTSSLPVTPFANSNPDAAHSGSINSHLALDTSEGWRISRSLSVPVINREKGIQKMNSFFRVIPSTPRVNDQDSEVSTAPAEKDDENNEANGEDIPEDEAVCRICFVELCEGGETLKMECSCKGELALAHQECAVKWFAIKGNKTCDVCKQEVTNLPVTLLRIQSSINRNTATSSIEQMEFNGYRVWQDLPILVIVGMLAYFCFLEQLLARKMDSSAIAISIPFSCVLGLLSSVTSSAMVKRRFVWVYASIQFAIVVIFAHIFYNLVHVQAFVSILLSTFAGFGIAMSGTSILLEVLRWRERGRPVTNENEMSNNTRPNPSQAPPPSLIATPSHSSPRPQRDDVENPETSSGS; encoded by the exons ATGAGCACTGAAGAGAATGGGATGATCATCTCTCAGCCGCATCATGGGACTACACAAGCTGTTTGTCCTATTCCGAAT CTGGAAAATTCCTCAGGGATGAACGAAGAAACATCACAGGGCAAACAGTGGAGAAAACCAAATCTTTTCTTGGAGATACCTAGCAGATCATTGGAGGTGACTCCTCAAGAGTTCATGGAGATAAAGATGCCTCCCACACCAACTCCGACCCCCAAACGGGTGAACTTTGTTTTAACACGAAGCCCTTCTGATTCAAGACTACATGGATCTTCCGGACCCTCCTCGACCAAAGGGAAATCATCCATCAGGAGCATACTGCCATGGTTAAGCTTCAAGAACCGGAGTTCTAATTCAGAGGTCGAGAAGGCTGCCAATATCGACTCAGGTTGTTCAACGATGGTTCCACAAGATAAACTATCAATTTCCCGGTCATGGTCGTTGTCAAAAATTTTCACACCTAGAATTAAGAGGACATCATCCTTGCCTGTAACTCCATTTGCAAATTCAAATCCAGATGCTGCTCATAGTGGAAGTATAAACAGCCATCTCGCACTTGAT ACAAGCGAAGGTTGGCGCATATCCCGCTCGCTTTCTGTACCTGTTATCAACAGAGAAAAGGGCATCCAGAAAATGAATTCTTTCTTCCGTGTGATTCCCTCAACTCCCAGAGTGAATGATCAGGACTCTGAAGTATCAACTGCTCCAGCAGAAAAAGATGAtg AAAACAATGAAGcgaatggtgaagatatacctgaAGACGAAGCCGTTTGCCGGATTTGCTTTGTTGAACTATGTGAAGGTGGAGAGACTCTTAAGATGGAATGTAGCTGCAAAGGTGAACTTGCTTTGGCTCATCAAGAATGTGCCGTTAAATGGTTTGCCATTAAAGGTAACAAGACATGTGATGTTTGCAAGCAAGAAGTTACAAATCTGCCGGTCACACTTCTACGTATTCAGAGCTCTATAAATCGCAATACTGCAACAAGTAGCATTGAGCAGATGGAATTCAATGGATACAG GGTTTGGCAGGACTTGCCGATTCTTGTCATTGTTGGTATGCTTGCCTACTTCTGTTTTCTCGAGCAGCTATTG GCTAGAAAAATGGATAGCAGCGCAATTGCCATATCAATTCCGTTTTCTTGTGTACTTGGCCTGCTCTCATCTGTCACCTCTTCAGCTATGG tgAAGAGAAGATTTGTTTGGGTGTATGCATCAATCCAATTCGCTATCGTGGTTATCTTTGCTCATATCTTCTACAACTTG GTCCACGTGCAAGCATTCGTTTCGATCCTGCTGTCCACATTTGCGGGATTTGGAATTGCGATGAGCGGAACATCAATTCTTCTAGAGGTCTTGAGGTGGAGAGAACGAGGCCGTCCTGTCACAAATGAGAATGAGATGAGTAACAACACAAGGCCAAATCCTAGTCAAGCACCTCCACCAAGTCTAATAGCAACACCATCGCACAGCAGTCCCAGGCCTCAACGAGACGATGTGGAAAATCCAGAAACTTCCAGTGGAAGTTAA
- the LOC105170305 gene encoding zinc finger CCCH domain-containing protein 24, producing MPESPPTKTLNPPMDHQDSSDPPVPSEDPSPSSLVDTNLAEKRKREPEPDPEISSDPAPPPQHPLWKTSLCSYFRRTGGSCSHGESCRYAHGEAELRPRPDHTWDPTSERAKKMARTEEKEKVEEAEDGGIMMTDALDVEGEEPSSGLSKCFVNLPMKWSSDNLRNFLSEQGLLFKSAKKKKGMIVGFVNFENAEQVKIAVKELDGKSVGNNRTLKVADVIPRPFEKNNKPTHKSENPSLDGDHMNMTEATNNDEADGDGSLVPSGSVVKCKSVRDVVTPLAHMTYSDQLDHKKNSLAQTLKRLTRNARKACPNGVSLPEWILNSREIGGLPCKLEGIIESPLVNGYRNKCEFSVGCSLQGKHTVGFLLGNFREGVTAVQEPLDCPNVSRIACRYATVFQEFLLHSLFPVWNRLNNTGFWRQLTVREGRRPCTMTEVEKPETSIAEVMLIVQVCTKDFDDGQIKDEIERLAREFSVGSTVESPPLPLTALVIQDHTGISNAAPPDAPLRYVFINKGGDCGLELANDVAEPRIHDYISNLRFSISPSAFFQVNTLAAEKLYSLSGDWAGLGPDTLLFDVCCGTGTIGLTLAHRVGMVVGIEMNASAVSDAQRNAEINGIKNCRFVCGKAEDVIGSLMKEYLSLPHKQDESSEMSENKESEVVSVDRSISSADSVTRIEDNLIVEHENGSSAGKCSKDEAQLQKHGTLESITPVQQFKNVVAIVDPPRVGLHPTVIKVLRTQSRLRRLVYISCNPESLVANAIELCTPSLDKTEKGTNKNNRGWKNMSSAGLARHRAKSMPNSEPFKPVKAMAVDLFPHTPHCELVMLLER from the exons ATGCCGGAATCCCCGCCaacaaaaaccctaaaccctccAATGGACCACCAGGATTCTTCCGACCCTCCTGTCCCTTCGGAAGACCCTTCTCCTTCTTCCCTTGTCGACACCAACTTAGCCGAGAAACGGAAGCGAGAGCCAGAACCGGACCCGGAAATCTCGTCCGACCCGGCACCGCCGCCGCAGCACCCTCTGTGGAAGACGAGCCTCTGCTCGTACTTCCGGAGGACTGGGGGTTCATGCAGCCACGGGGAGTCGTGCCGGTACGCCCACGGCGAGGCGGAGCTCCGGCCACGACCGGACCACACTTGGGACCCCACTTCAGAGCGGGCCAAGAAGATGGCAAGGACTGAGGAGAAGGAAAAGGTAGAGGAGGCGGAGGATGGTGGTATAATGATGACGGATGCATTGGACGTGGAGGGAGAGGAGCCTTCTTCTGGTTTGTCTAAATGCTTCGTGAATTTACCCATGAAGTGGAGTTCGGATAATTTGAGGAACTTTCTCAGCGAACAG GGCTTACTCTTTAAATCAgctaagaaaaagaaaggcatGATCGTCggatttgttaattttgaaaatgcgGAACAAGTCAAGATTGCTGTGAAG GAGCTGGATGGGAAATCTGTTGGCAATAACAGAACTTTAAAGGTTGCAGATGTTATTCCAAGGCCATTCGAGAAGAATAATAAACCCACtcataaaagtgaaaatccATCCCTAGATGGTGATCATATGAATATGACTGAGGCTACCAACAATGATGAGGCTGATGGCGATGGTAGTTTAGTTCCCAGTGGTTCGGTTGTAAAGTGTAAAAGTGTCCGTGATGTGGTGACTCCTCTTGCTCACATGACCTATTCTGATCAGCTAGATCACAAGAAAAACTCTCTGGCGCAAACTCTCAAAAGATTA ACTCGCAACGCACGCAAGGCTTGTCCAAATGGCGTTTCACTTCCGGAATGGATTCTCAATTCTAGAGAAATAG GTGGTCTTCCATGCAAGTTGGAGGGTATAATTGAATCACCTCTTGTTAATGGATACCGTAACAAGTGTGAATTCTCTGTTGGATGTTCCTTGCAAGGCAAACATACAGTGGGTTTTCTACTTGGGAATTTCAG GGAGGGTGTTACTGCTGTGCAGGAACCTTTAGACTGCCCAAATGTGTCAAGAATTGCTTGCAGATACGCCACTGtctttcaagaatttctgCTGCATTCTCTCTTCCCTGTATGGAACAGATTGAACAATACTGGATTCTGGCGTCAACTTACG GTTCGTGAAGGAAGGAGACCTTGCACAATGACTGAGGTTGAAAAACCAGAGACTAGTATTGCAGAGGTCATGCTTATAGTTCAG GTGTGCACAAAGGATTTTGATGATGGACAgataaaagatgaaattgaaCGTTTAGCTCGAGAATTTTCTGTGGGATCAACTGTGGAATCTCCTCCTTTGCCTCTAACAGCACTTGTAATTCAG GATCATACGGGAATATCAAATGCTGCGCCACCTGATGCTCCGTTGCGTTATGTTTTCATCAATAAAGGAGGTGATTGTGGATTGGAGTTGGCTAATGATGTTGCGGAACCTAGAATTCATGATTACATAAGCAATCTTCGTTTCTCTATATCTCCATCAGCCTTCTTTCAG GTTAACACACTTGCTGCTGAGAAGTTGTATTCACTTTCTGGGGACTGGGCTGGCCTTGGTCCTGACACTTTACTCTTTGATGTTTGCTGTGGGACTGGGACAATTGGCCTAACTTTAGCGCATCGTGTTGGTATG GTTGTTGGCATTGAAATGAATGCTTCAGCAGTTTCAGATGCGCAAAGAAATGCAGAAATTAATGGCATCAAAAACTGCAGATTTGTCTGTGGAAAG GCTGAGGATGTTATTGGGTCATTGATGAAAGAATACCTATCTTTACCTCACAAACAAGATGAATCCAGTGAAATGTCAGAAAATAAAGAGTCCGAAGTGGTTTCTGTTGACAGAAGTATCAGCTCTGCTGACTCTGTGACCAGAATTGAAGACAACTTAATTGTTGAACATGAGAATGGCAGTAGTGCGGGTAAATGTTCAAAAGATGAAGCCCAGTTGCAGAAGCATGGCACCTTGGAAAGTATTACCCCAGTTCAGCAATTTAAAAATGTTGTCGCTATAGTAGATCCTCCACGAGTTGGACTTCATCCCACT GTAATCAAGGTTCTGCGGACACAATCTCGTCTAAGGAGGCTTGT CTACATATCCTGTAATCCTGAAAGTCTGGTGGCAAATGCTATTGAGCTCTGCACACCATCGCTCGATAAAACTGAGAAAGGAACTAACAAGAACAACAGGGGATGGAAGAACATGAGTTCTGCTGGTCTTGCTCGTCATAGAGCTAAGTCTATGCCCAACTCAGAGCCGTTTAAGCCTGTCAAAGCCATGGCTGTTGATCTTTTTCCCCATACACCACACTGTGAACTAGTGATGCTTCTGGAGAGGTGA
- the LOC105170306 gene encoding F-box/kelch-repeat protein At5g60570 yields MRRDRMNSEAQKSKKFMFSSFNCNTMNLSRSFGEETDMGSKGEDDDGRLFGSSDSFLPGLHDDVALTCLARASRSDYASLSCLNVRFNMLIKSGYLYELRRQLGILEHWVYMVCDPRGWEAFDPFRNKWMRLPKIPCDECFNYADKESLAVGSELLVFGRELLDFAIWKFSLTFRDWIKCEGMNRPRCLFASASLGPIAIVAGGSDKNGNVLKSAELYDSLTGKWEMLPSMYSPRRLCSGFFMDGKFYVIGGMTSPTDSLTCAEEFDLKTRKWRKIEGMYPNVNRAAQAPPLVAVVDNQLYAVEYLTNMVKKYNKERNTWDELGRLPVRADSSNGWGLAFKSCGDALLVVGGQRGPEGEAIVLNSWHPKSGVKNGTLDWQVLGVKEHAGVFVYNCAVMGC; encoded by the coding sequence ATGAGAAGGGACAGAATGAATTCTGAAGCCCAGAAGTCAAAAAAGttcatgttttcttcttttaattgtAATACAATGAATCTTTCTCGTTCATTTGGAGAAGAAACTGATATGGGATCGAAAggagaagatgatgatggtCGTCTTTTCGGATCAAGTGATTCTTTTCTCCCTGGTTTGCATGATGATGTTGCATTGACGTGTCTTGCTCGGGCTAGTAGGTCGGATTATGCTTCTTTGTCGTGCTTAAATGTCAGATTTAATATGCTTATTAAAAGTGGGTATTTGTATGAGTTGAGAAGGCAGTTGGGGATTTTGGAACATTGGGTGTATATGGTTTGTGATCCTAGGGGATGGGAGGCATTCGATCCCTTCAGGAATAAATGGATGAGATTGCCAAAGATTCCTTGTGACGAATGTTTCAATTACGCAGATAAAGAGTCACTAGCGGTGGGGAGCGAGTTGCTAGTTTTTGGACGTGAGTTGTTAGATTTCGCCATTTGGAAGTTTAGCTTGACTTTTCGTGATTGGATCAAGTGTGAAGGGATGAATCGTCCTCGATGTCTTTTCGCTTCAGCAAGTCTTGGTCCAATTGCTATTGTCGCAGGGGGAAGCGACAAGAATGGGAACGTTTTGAAGTCTGCAGAGCTATATGACTCTTTAACTGGTAAATGGGAAATGCTACCAAGCATGTATTCACCTCGTAGATTGTGTTCTGGTTTTTTCatggatggaaaattttatgtgataGGTGGGATGACTAGTCCCACTGATTCATTGACTTGCGCGGAGGAGTTTGATCTTAAGACAAGAAAGTGGAGGAAAATCGAGGGTATGTATCCTAATGTCAACCGAGCTGCACAAGCACCTCCTCTTGTTGCAGTTGTTGATAACCAACTTTATGCTGTTGAATATCTAACAAACATGGTGAAGAAGTATAACAAGGAAAGGAACACGTGGGATGAATTGGGGCGACTTCCAGTTAGGGCTGATTCCTCAAATGGTTGGGGTCTTGCTTTCAAGTCTTGTGGAGATGCTCTTCTTGTTGTGGGTGGGCAACGGGGCCCTGAAGGTGAAGCTATCGTCTTAAATTCTTGGCACCCCAAATCAGGGGTCAAGAATGGCACTTTGGACTGGCAGGTCCTCGGAGTGAAGGAGCATGCTGGTGTCTTTGTCTACAATTGTGCTGTTATGGGTTGCTGA
- the LOC105170304 gene encoding uncharacterized protein LOC105170304 isoform X2 — protein MNEETSQGKQWRKPNLFLEIPSRSLEVTPQEFMEIKMPPTPTPTPKRVNFVLTRSPSDSRLHGSSGPSSTKGKSSIRSILPWLSFKNRSSNSEVEKAANIDSGCSTMVPQDKLSISRSWSLSKIFTPRIKRTSSLPVTPFANSNPDAAHSGSINSHLALDTSEGWRISRSLSVPVINREKGIQKMNSFFRVIPSTPRVNDQDSEVSTAPAEKDDENNEANGEDIPEDEAVCRICFVELCEGGETLKMECSCKGELALAHQECAVKWFAIKGNKTCDVCKQEVTNLPVTLLRIQSSINRNTATSSIEQMEFNGYRVWQDLPILVIVGMLAYFCFLEQLLARKMDSSAIAISIPFSCVLGLLSSVTSSAMVKRRFVWVYASIQFAIVVIFAHIFYNLVHVQAFVSILLSTFAGFGIAMSGTSILLEVLRWRERGRPVTNENEMSNNTRPNPSQAPPPSLIATPSHSSPRPQRDDVENPETSSGS, from the exons ATGAACGAAGAAACATCACAGGGCAAACAGTGGAGAAAACCAAATCTTTTCTTGGAGATACCTAGCAGATCATTGGAGGTGACTCCTCAAGAGTTCATGGAGATAAAGATGCCTCCCACACCAACTCCGACCCCCAAACGGGTGAACTTTGTTTTAACACGAAGCCCTTCTGATTCAAGACTACATGGATCTTCCGGACCCTCCTCGACCAAAGGGAAATCATCCATCAGGAGCATACTGCCATGGTTAAGCTTCAAGAACCGGAGTTCTAATTCAGAGGTCGAGAAGGCTGCCAATATCGACTCAGGTTGTTCAACGATGGTTCCACAAGATAAACTATCAATTTCCCGGTCATGGTCGTTGTCAAAAATTTTCACACCTAGAATTAAGAGGACATCATCCTTGCCTGTAACTCCATTTGCAAATTCAAATCCAGATGCTGCTCATAGTGGAAGTATAAACAGCCATCTCGCACTTGAT ACAAGCGAAGGTTGGCGCATATCCCGCTCGCTTTCTGTACCTGTTATCAACAGAGAAAAGGGCATCCAGAAAATGAATTCTTTCTTCCGTGTGATTCCCTCAACTCCCAGAGTGAATGATCAGGACTCTGAAGTATCAACTGCTCCAGCAGAAAAAGATGAtg AAAACAATGAAGcgaatggtgaagatatacctgaAGACGAAGCCGTTTGCCGGATTTGCTTTGTTGAACTATGTGAAGGTGGAGAGACTCTTAAGATGGAATGTAGCTGCAAAGGTGAACTTGCTTTGGCTCATCAAGAATGTGCCGTTAAATGGTTTGCCATTAAAGGTAACAAGACATGTGATGTTTGCAAGCAAGAAGTTACAAATCTGCCGGTCACACTTCTACGTATTCAGAGCTCTATAAATCGCAATACTGCAACAAGTAGCATTGAGCAGATGGAATTCAATGGATACAG GGTTTGGCAGGACTTGCCGATTCTTGTCATTGTTGGTATGCTTGCCTACTTCTGTTTTCTCGAGCAGCTATTG GCTAGAAAAATGGATAGCAGCGCAATTGCCATATCAATTCCGTTTTCTTGTGTACTTGGCCTGCTCTCATCTGTCACCTCTTCAGCTATGG tgAAGAGAAGATTTGTTTGGGTGTATGCATCAATCCAATTCGCTATCGTGGTTATCTTTGCTCATATCTTCTACAACTTG GTCCACGTGCAAGCATTCGTTTCGATCCTGCTGTCCACATTTGCGGGATTTGGAATTGCGATGAGCGGAACATCAATTCTTCTAGAGGTCTTGAGGTGGAGAGAACGAGGCCGTCCTGTCACAAATGAGAATGAGATGAGTAACAACACAAGGCCAAATCCTAGTCAAGCACCTCCACCAAGTCTAATAGCAACACCATCGCACAGCAGTCCCAGGCCTCAACGAGACGATGTGGAAAATCCAGAAACTTCCAGTGGAAGTTAA
- the LOC105170307 gene encoding serine/threonine-protein kinase GRIK2 translates to MRKNLIEEVGEMGCCGCFGFSFARKPRKAMRSRGMGNHAAEEFLLDHDLEDEDDGPFNGDMSDTGNGDDSDSRSPKNRSEEIFMYRMQHGLICREFPVKETHSLLRSEDVNGNKTINEYVRERKIGAGSYGKVVLYRSRIDGKHYAIKAFHKSHLLKLRVAPSETAMTDVLREVLIMKVLSHPNIVNLVEVIDDPTTDHFYMVLEYVEGKWVCEGAGPPGGLGENTARKYLRDAVSGLMYLHAHNVVHGDIKPDNLLVTGSGTVKIGDFSVSQIFEGDNDELRRSPGTPVFTAPECCLGVTYHGKAADTWALGVTLYCFVLGKYPFLGETLQDTYDKIVNNPLLLPDEMNPLLKDLLEGLLCKDPRQRMTLESVAQHAWVVGEGGPIPQYLCWCKRQRGVSEGSGTDMLTQ, encoded by the exons ATGAGGAAGAATCTGATTGAAGAAGTGGGAGAAATGGGCTGCTGTGGTTGTTTTGGTTTCTCATTTGCGAGGAAGCCCAGGAAGGCAATGAGGTCAAGGGGGATGGGTAATCATGCTGCGGAGGAGTTTTTGTTGGATCATGATCTGGAAGATGAGGATGATGGCCCTTTTAATGGTGATATGTCTGATACTGGGAATGGGGATGACTCTGATTCCCGAAGCCCAAAAAACCGATCCGAGGAGATTTTCATGTACCGGATGCAGCATGGATTGATATGCAGGGAGTTCCCTGTTAAGGAAACCCACAGTCTTCTACGCTCTGAG GATGTAAATGGAAACAAAACTATTAATGAATATGTCCGTGAACGGAAGATTGGTGCTGGCAGCTATGGTAAAGTG GTTCTCTACCGAAGCCGCATAGATGGAAAACATTATGCGATAAAG GCCTTTCACAAATCTCATTTGTTGAAGCTACGGGTCGCACCTTCCGAAACTGCAATGACGGATGTTTTGCGTGAG GttttaattatgaaagtaTTGAGCCATCCTAATATAGTCAATTTGGTTGAGGTTATTGATGACCCAACAACAGATCACTTCTATATGG TTCTTGAATATGTGGAAGGCAAATGGGTTTGTGAAGGGGCTGGTCCTCCAGGTGGTCTGGGAGAAAATACAGCACGGAAGTATTTACGCGATGCGGTTTCTGGTTTGATGTATCTTCATGCTCAT AATGTTGTGCACGGAGATATCAAACCTGATAACTTGCTAGTTACCGGTTCTGGCACAGTAAAGATTGGTGATTTCAGTGTCAGCCAGATTTTTGAG GGTGATAATGATGAGCTTCGTCGTTCTCCTGGAACTCCTGTGTTTACAGCACCTGAGTGCTGTTTAG GTGTAACCTATCATGGGAAAGCTGCGGACACTTGGGCTCTTGGGGTTACTTTATATTGTTTTGTTCTTGGGAAGTACCCATTTTTGGGAGAGACCCTCCAGGATACCTATGACAAG ATCGTAAATAACCCTTTGTTGCTACCTGATGAGATGAACCCTCTCTTGAAGGACCTACTCGAGGGACTTCTTTGCAAAG ATCCAAGACAAAGAATGACTCTGGAGAGTGTTGCGCAGCATGCTTGGGTCGTTGGAGAAGGGGGGCCAATCCCTCAGTATTTGTGTTGGTGCAAGCGGCAGAGAGGAGTGTCTGAAGGGAGTGGAACAGATATGCTcactcaataa